One genomic window of Clostridioides sp. ES-S-0054-01 includes the following:
- a CDS encoding FAD-binding protein has translation MYKLVDKKDIDFLIDTCGEENVVVGSNINEDFSHDELGGIEKYPEVLVNVLETEQVSKIMKYAYENNIPVTPRGQGTGLVGAAVSINGGIMINLCKMNKILEVDYENLTLTVEPGVLLMTIGQYVQDRDLFYPPDPGEKSATIAGNINTNAGGMRAVKYGVTRDYVRGLEVVLPNGEIINVGGKIVKNSSGYSIKDLLVGSEGTLGIVTKAILKLLPLPKKSISLLIPFPNLSMAIETVPKIIKSKSIPTAIEFMERDVILAAEEFLGKKFPDNTSDAYLLLTFDGNSTEDIEKEYEKVANLCLENGALDVFISDTQERNDSIWSARGAFLEAIKASTTQMDECDVVVPRDKIAEFIRYTHELQDKLKIRIQSFGHAGDGNLHIYILKDGMDDNTWKMRLKETFDCMYKKSRELSGQVSGEHGIGYAKKEYLHESNSDAYMMLIKNIKLAFDPKNILNPGKIY, from the coding sequence TAGTTGATAAAAAAGATATAGATTTTTTAATAGATACTTGTGGAGAAGAAAATGTAGTAGTTGGAAGTAATATAAATGAAGATTTCTCACATGATGAACTTGGAGGGATTGAGAAGTACCCTGAAGTTTTAGTAAATGTGCTTGAAACTGAACAAGTATCTAAAATAATGAAGTACGCATATGAAAATAACATACCAGTCACACCAAGAGGTCAAGGTACTGGTCTTGTAGGTGCTGCTGTTTCCATAAATGGTGGAATAATGATTAACCTGTGCAAAATGAATAAAATACTTGAAGTTGATTATGAAAATTTAACATTGACAGTAGAGCCAGGTGTTTTGTTGATGACAATAGGTCAATATGTTCAAGATAGAGACTTATTTTATCCACCTGACCCAGGTGAGAAAAGTGCTACAATTGCGGGGAATATAAACACTAATGCAGGTGGTATGAGAGCAGTAAAATATGGCGTCACAAGAGATTATGTAAGAGGTCTTGAAGTTGTACTGCCAAATGGAGAAATTATAAATGTAGGTGGAAAGATAGTTAAAAATAGTTCTGGATATAGTATAAAGGACTTATTAGTAGGTTCAGAAGGTACTTTAGGAATAGTTACTAAAGCTATATTAAAATTGCTTCCTTTACCAAAGAAAAGCATAAGTTTGCTTATACCATTTCCAAATTTATCAATGGCAATAGAAACTGTTCCTAAAATAATAAAATCAAAATCAATACCAACAGCTATAGAATTTATGGAAAGAGATGTGATACTGGCAGCAGAAGAATTTTTAGGTAAAAAGTTTCCAGATAATACATCAGATGCTTATCTTTTACTTACATTTGATGGAAATAGTACTGAAGATATAGAAAAAGAATATGAAAAAGTAGCTAATTTATGTCTAGAAAATGGTGCATTAGATGTATTTATATCAGATACACAGGAAAGAAATGATTCTATATGGTCAGCTAGAGGTGCATTTTTAGAGGCTATAAAGGCATCTACTACACAGATGGATGAATGTGATGTAGTTGTTCCAAGAGATAAGATAGCAGAGTTTATAAGATACACTCACGAGCTTCAAGATAAATTAAAAATAAGAATACAAAGTTTTGGTCATGCAGGAGATGGAAATCTACACATATATATTTTAAAAGATGGTATGGATGACAATACATGGAAAATGAGATTAAAAGAAACTTTTGACTGTATGTATAAAAAGTCCAGAGAACTTAGTGGTCAAGTTTCTGGTGAGCATGGTATAGGATATGCTAAAAAAGAGTACTTGCATGAATCAAATTCAGATGCTTATATGATGTTAATTAAAAATATAAAGTTAGCTTTTGACCCTAAAAATATTTTAAATCCAGGTAAAATATATTAG
- a CDS encoding nucleotidyltransferase has product MNVLGLIVEYNPFHNGHIYHLSKSIEKTNATHTVAIMSGNFLQRGEPALFDKYTRAKIAVENGVDLVIELPTLFACQSAEIFSHGATTVLNSLNCINSICFGSEEGDTEILYNIAEILANEPDKFKLLLKKYLDDGLLFPTARANALLDYIHQYKKNNFIQNSSKEQLAKILNSSNNILGIEYIKNLIYLNSSIKPFTISRVQSEYNSEEIDSEICSATAIRTSLKENINLFYLKNVIPEKTYNILNEKINNGFLPMFDNFFFDALNTIILRDIDTLKDYFEVNEGIENKIYKNIFTSKSLHELQLSIKSKRYTLTKIKRTLNNILLGIKKSDIQLVKNIDVIPYIRILAFNDKGREILKEIKNKSEIKIINKFSNISFSLDDVIFRTLISYDIKSTNIYNSVYYKNNKDLIKGPMDFYTHPIYIK; this is encoded by the coding sequence ATGAATGTACTTGGATTAATAGTTGAATATAACCCATTTCACAATGGGCATATATATCATTTATCTAAATCTATAGAAAAAACAAATGCAACACATACTGTAGCAATAATGAGTGGAAACTTTCTACAAAGAGGTGAACCAGCTTTATTTGATAAATATACCAGAGCAAAAATCGCTGTCGAAAATGGTGTAGACTTAGTTATAGAATTACCAACTCTATTTGCTTGTCAAAGTGCTGAAATTTTTTCTCATGGTGCTACAACAGTTTTAAATTCACTAAACTGTATAAATTCTATATGTTTTGGTAGTGAAGAGGGAGATACAGAAATTCTTTATAATATCGCCGAGATTTTAGCAAATGAACCTGATAAATTTAAGCTACTTTTAAAAAAATATTTAGATGATGGTCTTTTATTCCCAACAGCTAGAGCTAATGCACTTTTGGATTATATACATCAATACAAAAAAAATAACTTTATACAGAATTCTTCAAAGGAACAATTAGCAAAAATATTAAATTCATCAAACAATATACTTGGCATAGAATATATAAAAAACCTCATCTACTTAAATAGTAGTATAAAACCATTTACTATCTCTAGAGTTCAATCAGAATATAATTCTGAAGAAATTGATAGTGAAATTTGCTCGGCTACTGCTATAAGAACTTCACTTAAAGAAAATATAAACCTTTTTTATTTAAAAAATGTTATTCCAGAAAAAACTTATAATATCCTAAATGAAAAAATAAATAATGGTTTTTTACCTATGTTTGATAACTTCTTCTTTGATGCTTTAAATACAATTATACTTAGAGATATAGACACTTTAAAAGATTATTTTGAGGTAAATGAAGGCATAGAAAATAAAATCTACAAAAATATTTTTACATCTAAATCTCTACATGAACTACAACTATCAATTAAATCTAAGCGATACACTTTAACTAAAATCAAACGAACTTTAAATAATATATTGTTAGGTATTAAAAAAAGTGATATACAACTTGTAAAAAATATAGATGTAATCCCTTATATAAGAATACTTGCTTTTAATGACAAAGGCAGAGAAATCCTAAAAGAGATAAAAAATAAATCTGAAATAAAAATAATAAATAAATTCTCAAATATATCATTTTCATTAGATGATGTTATTTTTAGAACACTCATAAGTTATGACATAAAATCTACAAATATATACAACTCAGTATATTATAAAAATAATAAAGACTTAATAAAAGGTCCTATGGATTTTTACACTCATCCAATCTATATAAAATAG
- a CDS encoding acetate kinase, with protein sequence MKILVLNCGSSSLKYQLIDMSNEEVLCIGLVERIGIEGSILKHEKAGRDDKYVVEQPMKDHKDAIALVLEAVAHPEFGAVKEMKEIDAVGHRVVHAGEKFATSVVITPEVEEALKECIDLAPLHNPANIMGIDACKAILPDVPMVGVFDTAFHQTMPKSSYLYGLPHELYTKYGVRRYGFHGTSHNYVSQRAAEILGKDIKDLKIVTCHLGNGASIAAVDGGKCVDTSMGFTPLEGLIMGTRCGDIDPAILPFLMRKEGLDADGLDNLMNKESGVYGMTGISSDFRDIEDAAKNGDERAQATLEAYVKKVQKYIGAYAAEMNGLDVVVFTAGVGENGKAIRADIASNMEFLGMKLDKEANDVRGKETVISTADSKVKMLLIPTNEELMIARDTLRLVK encoded by the coding sequence ATGAAAATATTAGTATTAAACTGTGGGAGTTCTTCATTAAAATATCAATTAATAGATATGAGTAATGAAGAAGTTTTATGTATAGGGTTAGTTGAGAGAATAGGAATAGAAGGTTCTATACTAAAACATGAAAAAGCAGGTAGAGATGATAAATACGTTGTTGAACAACCAATGAAGGACCATAAAGATGCAATAGCATTAGTTTTAGAGGCTGTTGCTCATCCAGAATTTGGTGCAGTTAAAGAAATGAAAGAAATAGATGCAGTAGGACATAGAGTTGTACATGCTGGAGAAAAATTTGCAACTTCAGTGGTAATAACTCCAGAAGTAGAAGAAGCTTTAAAAGAGTGTATAGATTTAGCTCCACTTCATAATCCAGCAAACATAATGGGAATAGATGCTTGTAAAGCTATACTCCCAGATGTACCAATGGTAGGAGTATTTGATACTGCTTTCCATCAAACAATGCCTAAATCTTCATATTTATACGGTTTACCTCATGAGTTATACACTAAATATGGGGTAAGAAGATATGGATTCCACGGAACTTCTCACAACTATGTATCTCAAAGAGCAGCAGAGATATTAGGAAAAGATATAAAAGATTTAAAAATAGTAACTTGTCACCTAGGAAATGGTGCTTCTATAGCTGCTGTTGATGGTGGAAAATGTGTAGATACATCTATGGGATTCACTCCATTAGAAGGATTAATAATGGGAACTAGATGTGGAGATATAGACCCAGCTATATTACCTTTCTTAATGAGAAAAGAAGGTTTAGATGCTGATGGATTGGATAACTTAATGAACAAAGAATCTGGAGTATATGGAATGACTGGAATTTCTAGTGACTTCAGAGATATAGAAGATGCAGCTAAAAATGGAGACGAAAGAGCTCAAGCAACATTAGAAGCTTATGTTAAAAAAGTACAAAAATATATAGGTGCTTATGCTGCTGAGATGAATGGATTGGATGTCGTAGTATTTACTGCAGGTGTTGGTGAAAATGGAAAAGCTATAAGAGCAGACATTGCTTCTAACATGGAGTTTTTAGGAATGAAATTAGATAAAGAAGCTAATGATGTTAGAGGAAAAGAAACAGTAATATCTACTGCTGATTCTAAAGTAAAAATGCTTTTAATACCAACTAATGAAGAATTAATGATAGCTAGAGATACATTAAGATTAGTAAAATAA
- a CDS encoding DUF177 domain-containing protein: MKVSIEKINRKETDKIDLNFCEKIDTISYCDEIYKLVSPVNLKGKVSKTNKGLYLDIDVNFTVVDNCSRCLKEVEIPLEYSIEGFLVKEEDYDEDEFEEFDPFIFDGEEIDLVDIIEQTLDFNVPHKVLCSENCKGLCQVCGANLNEEECSCSEITNDEEYIDPRFAKLKDLFN, from the coding sequence ATGAAAGTTAGCATAGAAAAAATAAATAGAAAAGAAACTGACAAAATAGACTTGAATTTTTGTGAAAAAATTGATACTATTAGTTATTGTGATGAGATTTACAAATTAGTATCACCTGTAAATTTAAAAGGGAAAGTGTCAAAGACTAATAAAGGTTTATATCTAGATATAGATGTCAATTTTACAGTTGTTGACAATTGTTCAAGATGTCTTAAAGAAGTAGAAATACCATTAGAGTATTCTATAGAAGGTTTTTTAGTAAAAGAAGAAGATTATGATGAAGATGAGTTTGAGGAATTTGATCCTTTTATATTCGATGGTGAAGAAATCGACCTTGTTGATATAATAGAACAGACATTAGATTTTAATGTACCTCATAAAGTTCTTTGTAGTGAAAACTGTAAAGGTCTTTGTCAAGTATGCGGAGCAAACTTAAATGAAGAAGAGTGTTCTTGCAGTGAAATTACAAACGATGAGGAATACATAGATCCTCGTTTTGCTAAATTAAAAGATTTATTTAATTAA
- the rpmF gene encoding 50S ribosomal protein L32, protein MAVPKRKTSKSNTKMRRAANSKMEATGFVSCPQCHEPKLPHRVCPDCGYYKGKEVVSK, encoded by the coding sequence ATGGCAGTACCAAAGCGTAAAACGTCTAAATCAAACACAAAAATGAGAAGAGCAGCTAACTCAAAGATGGAAGCAACAGGATTTGTAAGTTGCCCACAATGTCATGAGCCAAAATTACCACATAGAGTGTGTCCAGACTGTGGATATTATAAAGGTAAAGAAGTTGTATCTAAGTAA